In the genome of Novipirellula artificiosorum, the window CGCATTCTCGGCCCTGGTCTGCTGGAGACGATCTACGAAGAGGCCCTTTGTCATGAGCTCGGTTTACGAGGTATCCACACCAGCCGCGCAAGGTTGATCCCCCGCTGTGGATAGTCTGCGCTGGAAATAAAATAGCGATCCTCTTCATCCTGAATGATCTCGGGAGCGTGTGCTGCGAGCTGAGCAACGGGATCCCGATCGTGGAAATCCATCGGTGTATCCGAAGCATAGACAAACGTACGATAGTCGTAGGTGGACGGGTCATGGCCATCATACAATGCCTCGAGCTGCTCCCCTGAACCTGCGCTATCCCACAAGCACCAAAACAAATAGAAGACTCCATGACGCTCAACCAAGGTTGGGGATTCGCAGTTCCAGCTTTCCTGCGGCGCGGTGAAGATGTTGACCGGATCGGTCCAATTCACGAAATCCACCGACGTTACCAGGCTCACGGATCGGTTGCTGCAGCGAGTCAGGTAATAGGTCCCATTCCAAAACAAGACATCGGGATCTCGCGTATTCTCTCCCTTGACCTTGAGTTTGCCTTTGTCCCTCCAGTCGAATAAATCGATCGATTCGGCTCGTCCATTGGTTGAGCTGATGAGCGAGAAAGCCTCGCCGATCTTGATGCAATGAGGTGCCCAGCCACAACCGCTTACATCGAGTTTCGGTTGGTCAATCCAAACCTGCGGACGCATTGCAGTCGCC includes:
- a CDS encoding GxxExxY protein: MSDELTEKIIGAAIEVHRILGPGLLETIYEEALCHELGLRGIHTSRARLIPRCG
- a CDS encoding glycoside hydrolase family protein, producing MKKHLESLLRGVIAWTIGSVCVVADEPPVRTGVQIPAIVGDYTLIYKPQPDVYSGQDTQNYKNGETYTHWQTNDHTYIKGPDMDGSGDRWHCFGITRPDKAENDGVHEGEGTCFHALAPIGKLATAMRPQVWIDQPKLDVSGCGWAPHCIKIGEAFSLISSTNGRAESIDLFDWRDKGKLKVKGENTRDPDVLFWNGTYYLTRCSNRSVSLVTSVDFVNWTDPVNIFTAPQESWNCESPTLVERHGVFYLFWCLWDSAGSGEQLEALYDGHDPSTYDYRTFVYASDTPMDFHDRDPVAQLAAHAPEIIQDEEDRYFISSADYPQRGINLARLVWIPRKPSS